The following is a genomic window from Mauremys mutica isolate MM-2020 ecotype Southern chromosome 4, ASM2049712v1, whole genome shotgun sequence.
TTCCTTATTCTGAAGAAGAATAGGGGGCTTTTGTCTTATCCTAGAGCTGAGGAGATTGAATGAAAATGACACATATTCAGGATGGTAACAATTGCCTCCATCACTTCAGACTCAATAGAGGCTTGTAACTGTTGATTTACAGTACTCATACTTCGCATAGTTATCCACCCGGCCCACAGGAAGTACCTGAAATTCATAGTAGGGCCCAGCCATTACCAGTACAAGCAGTGAGTCTTCCCAAAATACTTAGTTGTAGTGGCTGCAAACCAAAGAAGTATCAATGTCTACCTGATCCCAACAACAGATGGCAACAAGTCTGAAATGTGTCTTCTACCTGTTTGCCTAAATGCACTTCTGTGTGAACTAAGAAGAATTGTCCTTCGCCCTATCACTATTGTGAGTGTTCATAGGAGCCATGATCAGCGCTGGTCAGTGAGGGCTTTTCTGCCAGAGGACAGAGTCCTATCATTGTAGTCATTTCTAAACAGAATAAAATCAAACCTGACTATGATGGTACAGACTTGCCTTGGACTTGTATACCACATTGGTGAGTGCTTCTGACAGTGCTTTCCAGACTTCCACTTGTGGCCCCTTCAACTTTGGCTCCAGTTAGGCTACTACTCGATAAGACATCAGATGAACAAGGTCGTAGTGCCACTTCATATCAACACAGCTGAATTGATGGCAAGACCCCAAGAACTTTTTTTACTCTACTTCCAGGCTGCAACTCCCAGTTCCCATGGACTTTATTGCTACTACTTTCTCAATTTCATTTGCTTAAGTGGTCAACAATGATGTATCATAATTGAATTTGAATTGACACTTCAAGCAGATTAATACTGGACAAGGGAGTCCACCACTCTGAGTCACCATTGCTTTCAGATTCATGCCTACATGGCATCAATTACTCTAGGTTTGCATTTGAATGGCTTACTTCACAACTGTGAGGACTGAAAAtacatctttatttaaaaaaaaaccaaaaaacctgagTGAGCTTCTGTACAAGTTGAACATGTTTTGCTGACCACATAAATAAATACTTTAACTTAATCTGGACTAtatgtttgactttttttttttaattggagatataccaatctcctagaactggaagggaccttgaaaggtcatcaagtccagccccctgctttcactagcaggaccaatttttgccccagatccctaggtggccccctcaaggattgaactcacaaccctaggtttagcaggccaatgctcaaaccactcagctatTCCTCCTCCATCCCTTATCTAGTTTATGTAGTGAGAAGTATGTAGTCCTTAACATGGACCCCTAGGATGAAGAGGTttttaaaagggaagaaattTATGGTAGGAAGGCGATATCATGTTTGTCTGATATTACTATTGGTTTGTGTGCAAAcgtgtcactttttaaaattaaacacctTTAAGGGGGTGTCCTATGCAATGGATTATTGTATTAGACTTTAACTTTTGAAGACCTGGTTTCAAATTCTGGCGTATGTCACAAGCAAATATGGGTTTGGTCTTATCCTAGTACCAACATTCAAAAAACCTCCACCATGTTTTGAATGTTTTGGGCAACTTCtgccaataaaaataaaaaaaattctgcagctGAAACAAAAGTTAGAGGTTTGGGCAGGAATGACAAGGTGAAAAGTCTATGGCCAGTGTTATgtggaaggtcagactagattattctagtggtcccttctggcctgaaaatctAAGAAGTGGTGTGAGGCTGGAATGGTATGTGTATGCTGCGGGTGAAGAATGAGGTTTTGTTACTGGTCATATAGTACTTTACCTTATCAAAGCTGTTTCAGTCATCCCGTCACTCGAATGAACACTAAACCTAAAATCTGAAAGAAGAAAACAGTTTGCACTGATTTAAAAGTGTCTTTGCAAAAAAGATTTtgttaaattggtgcaagtttATATGGGCAAGGCCTTAAAGACTAATATATTAATGCAGTGTTCCCAAATATCTCTTGTAAACTGCTTATGCCAACAGTAGTATTTTGAGGATATACATATTTCTAGTGTTCAGCTTGCAAGTTGGTAAATACCATGATCACTTTTAAAATGAAGAATGTAAAAGTTCTAAGTAACATGATGTTCTATCCTTAACTGAGAAGCACTCAGCTTGCAAACATTTGCTATACCTGGCTCTATATTTCTCAGTATCCTCTCAGGGTTTCTTTATCCGTTCCCATTAGCCTTATTTCTTGTCTGTCTGGTAAGTATGTATTTCTCCTTCTCCTTATTGGCATTTGGGATGACTGTTTGTGGTCAAGCAGGGTTTAGGAGCAacttcagaagttatttttcctcccttggtatcctgttGTTAATTGAtttctcattagactgacctaaaacttggtaaagcaacccccatcctttcatgtatttatacctgtatttttcacttcatgcatccagtgaggtgggttctagcccacgaaagcttatgcccaaataaatttgttagcctctaaggtgccacaaggactcctcattgtttttgctgatcaAGTGGTTGGTTATGGGTATTTTAAATGAGTATTTAGGACCCACTCTGTGCAAATGCAACAGAGCTTTGTAGAAACAGGCAAAGTTCTCCTGGtttcacattgtgtgtgtgtcaccAACTCAAAAACTCCCAGTGGACTCATGGAGTTCTTACAAGCCCTGGAGCACATTAACACATGGCTTGGAGCTTGCAGACAgatccctgcttcaaagagcttgCAAATAAGGTCTTTATCCTACAAAATACCTAGCAGCTCCCCCATCAAACCTAGTGCTGTTTGCTACTAAAGATTCAATGGGAGTATTCTGAAGAGCCAGAACTATATCATATAACAAAGATCTGGGCTTAATGGTTTCCACACCTCTCCCCAAATGTGATTTCCATTAAGTTTTTTAGCAGTAGTTTGGGGAGAGCTGTCTCTCCCCTGCCGTGGCagccctcaagctgggctgggaaggaggggggtctctcccccaccacagagctgaggctgggaaggagggctgtctctccATGGCAGCTGTAGCGCTGGAGCTGGTGAAAGtcccctctttctctggccgccacagccctgcatgtcccaaattccccccaccccgtcttctcaccccctcccacctaccccatATTCCTCCTAAGGCCACCACATCACCTTACATgcgtgtcttctccagggtccaggcacctaattagtagaGCTGCATGTGCCTGCGctgctccactaattaggtgggcaGCCCTTCATTTTCTCGTGTGCTTCTGCCCAggtgtgcaccttagagggaactatctgtggATCACCTGAATGGAACTCATGGACCACAGGTGGTCTGCGGACCACAGCTTGAGAAACTCTGGCCTAAGCAAAGCTGTTATAGAAAAGATTCGAATGATTGGTGTTGTATGTGAATATGTAGGAGTGGCTAACACAGACAATTAAAAGGAGAATCCTGTAAAGCAGCCTAAATGGATAGCTGTATGGAGCCAGGCCCTTTACTGTTGTTAAAATCAGCAGGGATTAGAGATTGTTGTACAAATTGCAAAGAATTTCTTCTCactttctttttcatttgcagTGTTCTGGACTTGGAGCCTCTTTCTGTTATATGCTTTCATATTTAGTTGGACGGCCAGTTGTGTACAAATATTTAACAGAGAAAGCAGTGAAATGGTCAGAGCAGGTAAAGTTGCGTTTGGTAAATATTCATGCTGATTATATAAAATTTGAATTGAAGAAGGTGGAAACATAAGGGGTTTGGTGTTCACAGTAAATCTAATAAGAAATGGCTGATATTGCGATCATTACTCACAACTAGCACCTAACTCCAAGTGTATTCTCCTTAAAGCAAATGGTGCAAGTCATTGAGAGTACAGTACTACTGTACTTGGTATGAATaagcatggcagaatctggcccaaagcatatttgtggaaagcaaatttAGCATTAAGCATGTTCAGCAAATACAATTAAATATGTAGTCTTTCTAATGTGATATTTACTCTTTCATATAAGGAATcagcttaatttttaaaaattaaactgtcCTCTTAAATTTGAGTTCATAGTTAATCTGTCTAACTGCAGTAATActcatttcagatttttaaaaacatgatttttttaatgttacaacAGTAAACACCCTCTTAGATGAATTTCACTGGAAGAGATTTTCTTGATGAACAAAACCATGCTCTTTACTTTCTGTGTCCAATGTTCTATTCTTAAACTTTAAAGCCAACTCCTCTGGCCGTTGTGGATCAGGAATAACTGTTTTACAAACATTTGTTTTGGGTTTatagttcctttaaaaaaaataaaataaaaaaaaaatcttttaaacctGTTTCTCCATAGCCAGGCGAACTGTACCTGATCTGTTTTGGAAGTAATCCCATTAAGCTGTTATCACTATTATTTCTAGTCCTATTTACATGATTATTCAACTTTGGGTTTGGGGATGGGATTTGATTACAATGTAGTTGTCCCATTACTCTTTCAACACAACTAAAGATGGTGGTTCTGCAGTGTAGGTGAAACAGAGATCATTGCTAAGGCCTGGGATATCTTCCAATTAAGTGAAAACATTAAGCACTTGCTATCTGGGACCTATCTCCACTAGTACAGCTACACACATGAATAGCCCAAAACCATGTTATAAGCATGTTGAGAAGCTGTTTCTAAATCAGATAACGCATCTTGGTTCAAGGCCCACAGGTAAGATCAAACAGTGTTATAGTTGAAGGTTTCACTCCTCTTATTTTTCACCAGGataaaaagtgtatttttaacATGGCGTTGACAAGGCAATTTGTAGTTATTAGTTTTAGTGTGTTAGCTGGTCAGAGTAAGACTTTGGCTCCCCTCACTAATGCATGTTCAAATGcacctctttctttctttagaCACATACTGTATCTAGCCTTGGTGTATAAACATAGTAAAACCTCAAGTCTGAATAAGGTTTTCAAATATCTGGTGTAAAAGGGCATCTGGATCTAAGTTTATACATTCTGCTTTTCTATCTGATGTATCTGCACAAACAGAGACCAATAGTTGCTCTTTGACGAGCTACTTTTTTTTCCTTGTTAAAGAGTGAATTGATTTAGTTCACTGAGTAGATATAATATGATGTCTAACTCTCATCCCAAAAGTCAGAATTTCTAAGCTAACTTTAGCACTACATTTAACAAATGTTTTCCTGACCCTCCTCACAAGCTCCAATCGGAACTTGTTTAAATATTTAGTCTGTctattttttttgcctttgttaATTTCTGCTAAAGAAAAGTATATAAACTTCTTAGCTAATAACCAGACTGCAGATGCACTATATTTGAATAAGAACAGCCTTATTTAATGGTACATGTGTTTAAATTAAGATCATTGTATTTCCAAGACAGGGattttactgaattttttttaattttgtggcAGGTTGAACGACACAGAGAACACCTCATTAACTACATAATATTTTTGAGAATAACGccttttcttcctaattggtTTATCAATATAACATCTCCTGTAATAAATGTACCACTGAAAGTATTTTTCATTGGTACTTTTCTAGGTAAGAATTTTGGTTAATAAATTAAAGCTTTTTAAGGACCCCGTTGTCATCCCGTCCCCCTCGTTCAGAGAATCATTTAGTGTATATCACCATCTACTGGTCAACTGAATGATTACATGACTAAACTATTTCTTTTAATTATGTTTTTCTATGGAGCTGATCATCATCATATGTGAGGGCCTCACATCTTATTCCAgtgttgttcccattttacagttggggaaaacTAGACAGAAGTTCAGTTACTTGTCCAAGGTTACATGCCAAATCTGTATGCTTCAGTGGTATCCTTTGTTccattttgtgattttgtttttgaaGTAAAATGACTGTTTTGTGTTGAAAATGTGAAACTCAGATTTATTTTATGTTCTTTATGCAAAGTTGTTTTGCCTCAATCTCTCATGTTTTCACATGAAGGGCTtgtttttctccaatttgtttacATTGTCATAAACTTCCTAATGAAATTCAAAAAATCTTGTGTAGTCTTCAGTTTGcattttgttacaaatatttttcACCCGGGCTACGAGCTATTCATGTATTATTAACTATATAGGAAGCAGTATAGTCTAGTGGATGTGACACTGGATTAGCACTCAGGAGATTTTGGTTCAGTTCCTACCATTGGagtgctgggtgaccttgggcaaatcagtgcaccgatttccccatctgtaaaatgcagatgaTAATACTGACgtcctttgtaaagagctttgagagctatataagagctaggtattactattattattataaccTAAAAGAAAGTGGTAACTAAATTAATCTTACAGGATGGGAATTGTCTCTCTCTTGGTGAACAAGTGAATTATTTTcccctaaaaaaaacaaaaacaaaaaacaatcctaTGATGTCAAAATACATCTATTCATTGGTGTGTCTACTAGATTAGGTGCTTCGAGATATTTTGGAAACTCCTTTTTTTCCTTGTCAcaagaaaattatatttttccaATCTTCTAGTTTTATTGAGCTGCATAGCTaaacaaaaatacaaagaaaGATTATCTACTTAGcacttattttattattaaccACTAACTATGTAGGGAAAAACAGTAATTTAACAAGATCATACTATGGgggggctagctcagtggtttgagcattggcctgctaaacccagggttgtgagttcaatccttgagggggccatttggggattggtcctgctttgagcagggggttggactagatgatctcttgaggtcccttccaaccctaataatctataaTTCTATGTTGAGACTTACATATAACAATCTGGTTGTAACAAAGCTTACAAGTAGTATGCTTTTTTGAAGAGcattgtcttttttaaaatttagtatGACTAGAAATAGTATGAATGGGAACTGTAAGGTGTCTTTAGTTTGGGCTTTTAGGATATAGTCTGTTGTGGTAATTTAGGAAGGCCCCACTCTTGTAAAGAAAAGGACTACTCACGGTAATAAAGTTAACCACGTGCATAAATTATTAGCTATCCAAACTGAACTGTCAGTTTGGGTAAACTTGCTCagttttctctctgtgcttcaatgGAACTATAGCTTATATTTCCCTCTTTATAAATGGTGACGCTTCATAAGTTGCTCTCTGACTTCCTGTGTACCAGCATACAttcttgtggggtttttttattatgggtgaacaaaaacaaaaaaaattgaaaagtaaCTTGTGCTTTTATTGTTTTAGTTCTCTTTAACTGATTCTTTGTTTTATCTCTGTACACATAGGTGTTGCACCACCATCTTTTGTAGCAATTAAGGCAGGAACAACACTGTACCAGCTTACAACAGCAGGGGAAGCagtttcctggaactctgtgttTGTTCTCATGATTCTAGCTATTCTCTCTATTCTGCCAGCTGTCTTCCAGAAGAAGCTTAAACAAAAGTTTGAATAAAGATCACATTGGATCTAAACTTCCCATAATTCATCTCAGGATCAGCACTtctgatatttgtatgtttgtttttttatcagCAATGTAAAAAAGGGGAGACTTGTAATGGGTAAGAACTTCCTTATTTCTCTAAAGGAGCTTATTTTACTGTCTGAAATTCAAGGAACTGTGTTCAGAAATACTCTGCATATAGTTTTGTAGCACAAACCATCAGTGTTTTATTCTTTGAAGGCGAAGATTAGTTaactttttgttttgcttcataTATGGGGCAGAAGGGCAAAATTGGATAGTTTAAAATGCAACCTACAAATACTGGTTTCTAAAAGTTCAAATAACTTTTGATTGGTCAATGTAGTTTGTAGCACTCTACAGACTTGCATGTAACTTAATGGTT
Proteins encoded in this region:
- the TMEM41B gene encoding transmembrane protein 41B, with the protein product MAQRRAAERGPGELASARPQQQQQQQQRIEGKAHTEGGSARMSLLILVSIFLSAASIMFLVYKYFPQLSDEERECIKIPRDMDDAKALGKVLSKYKDTFYVQVLVAYFATYVFLQTFAIPGSIFLSILSGFLYPFPLALFLVCLCSGLGASFCYMLSYLVGRPVVYKYLTEKAVKWSEQVERHREHLINYIIFLRITPFLPNWFINITSPVINVPLKVFFIGTFLGVAPPSFVAIKAGTTLYQLTTAGEAVSWNSVFVLMILAILSILPAVFQKKLKQKFE